The proteins below are encoded in one region of Pseudonocardia sp. DSM 110487:
- a CDS encoding mandelate racemase/muconate lactonizing enzyme family protein yields the protein MAVVKIARLETFMQRVGDRPRLLVKITTDDGISGWAEAYNHGPDRALVPLLEYLFAQIEGVDARRVSYVNQYLLQSSRFPPGALGLAAIAAIDHALWDIAGKAAGLPVYQLLGGAVRDRVRVYAGLYSAPDLPRLAEWTAELNERYGFTAFKLSPYRGDIHGTRWGKVCRDIGEYFGAVRERLPDAWEFAFDAHACIWEPGQAVQLAAALAPNEPLFLEEPIRPEHVPAWARIRGEMRVPLATGESLYTPNEFLALLTAQGADIVQPDICVVGGLTQMRKIAVLAEAHYVGVAPHNPMGPLATAANLHFAAATTNFDILELKPDDTSWCVDPYLPQDGYLQLRPDRPGWGLEIDESALARDDYVHWERRVPRRPDGSTAYM from the coding sequence ATGGCCGTCGTGAAGATCGCCCGCCTCGAGACGTTCATGCAGCGGGTCGGCGACCGGCCGCGGCTGCTCGTCAAGATCACCACTGACGACGGGATCAGCGGCTGGGCCGAGGCGTACAACCACGGCCCTGACCGCGCGCTCGTCCCGCTGCTGGAGTACCTGTTCGCGCAGATCGAGGGGGTGGACGCCCGGCGGGTCAGCTACGTCAACCAGTACCTGCTGCAGTCCTCGCGCTTCCCGCCCGGCGCGCTGGGGCTCGCCGCGATCGCGGCGATCGACCACGCGCTGTGGGACATCGCGGGCAAGGCGGCCGGCCTGCCGGTCTACCAGTTGCTCGGTGGGGCGGTGCGCGACCGGGTGCGGGTCTACGCAGGGCTGTACTCGGCGCCGGACCTGCCGCGGCTGGCCGAGTGGACCGCCGAGCTGAACGAGCGGTACGGGTTCACCGCCTTCAAGCTGAGCCCGTACCGCGGGGACATCCACGGCACCCGCTGGGGCAAGGTCTGCCGGGACATCGGTGAGTACTTCGGCGCCGTCCGGGAGCGGCTGCCGGACGCCTGGGAGTTCGCCTTCGACGCCCACGCCTGCATCTGGGAGCCGGGGCAGGCGGTGCAGCTCGCCGCGGCGCTCGCGCCGAACGAGCCGCTCTTCCTCGAGGAGCCGATCCGTCCCGAGCACGTGCCGGCGTGGGCGCGGATCCGCGGCGAGATGCGGGTGCCGCTCGCGACGGGCGAATCGCTCTACACCCCGAACGAGTTCCTCGCGCTGCTCACGGCGCAGGGCGCGGACATCGTGCAGCCCGACATCTGCGTCGTCGGCGGGCTCACCCAGATGCGCAAGATCGCCGTGCTGGCCGAGGCGCACTACGTCGGCGTCGCCCCGCACAACCCGATGGGCCCACTGGCCACGGCCGCGAACCTGCACTTCGCGGCGGCCACCACCAACTTCGACATCCTGGAGCTCAAGCCCGACGACACCAGCTGGTGCGTGGACCCGTACCTGCCGCAGGACGGATACCTGCAGCTGCGCCCCGACCGGCCCGGATGGGGGTTGGAGATCGACGAGTCGGCCCTCGCGCGCGACGACTACGTCCACTGGGAGCGGCGCGTGCCACGACGTCCGGACGGGTCGACGGCCTACATGTGA
- a CDS encoding dihydrodipicolinate synthase family protein, producing the protein MSLVERLATAVVIPVTPFAEDGSVDASCYTKLVTRLLDGGVTAVTPNGNTGEFYTLTPRERQIVLETCTAAAAERAVVVAGVGLDVHTAEAEARAARDAGAHAIMIHQPVHPYVSPAGWVDYNVAVASAVPELGVLPYLKSRAISGGHIAELADRAPNVIGLKYSVDDPVLFAAVRADAGGDRLLWIAGLAEPYAPAYWQAGARGFTSGLANVAPRVALDLLAALRAGDGVEEAWLRVRRFEELRARGGAADNVAVVKEALHQRGLCRRDVRPPGHVLGPEAAAEVAAAIAGWPS; encoded by the coding sequence ATGAGCCTGGTGGAGCGCCTTGCCACCGCGGTCGTCATCCCGGTCACGCCGTTCGCCGAGGACGGCAGCGTCGACGCGAGCTGTTACACGAAGCTCGTCACGCGGCTGCTCGACGGCGGCGTCACCGCCGTCACGCCGAACGGCAACACCGGCGAGTTCTACACGCTGACCCCGCGGGAGCGGCAGATCGTGCTCGAGACCTGCACGGCTGCTGCCGCCGAGCGCGCGGTCGTGGTGGCCGGGGTCGGCCTCGACGTGCACACCGCCGAGGCGGAGGCGCGGGCGGCGCGCGACGCGGGCGCACACGCGATCATGATCCACCAGCCGGTGCACCCGTACGTCTCCCCGGCCGGCTGGGTGGACTACAACGTCGCCGTCGCCTCGGCCGTCCCCGAGCTCGGCGTGCTGCCGTACCTGAAGAGCCGTGCGATCAGCGGCGGGCACATCGCGGAGCTCGCCGACCGCGCGCCGAACGTGATCGGGCTGAAGTACTCGGTGGACGACCCGGTGCTGTTCGCCGCCGTCCGCGCCGACGCGGGCGGCGACCGGCTGCTCTGGATCGCCGGGCTCGCCGAGCCGTACGCGCCTGCGTACTGGCAGGCGGGCGCGCGGGGGTTCACCTCCGGCCTGGCGAACGTCGCGCCGCGGGTCGCGCTCGACCTGCTCGCCGCGCTGCGAGCGGGGGACGGCGTGGAAGAGGCGTGGCTGCGGGTGCGGCGGTTCGAGGAGCTGCGGGCCAGGGGCGGCGCGGCCGACAACGTGGCCGTCGTGAAGGAGGCGCTGCACCAGCGCGGGCTGTGCCGGCGCGACGTCCGGCCGCCCGGCCACGTGCTCGGGCCGGAGGCCGCGGCGGAGGTGGCCGCCGCGATCGCGGGATGGCCGTCGTGA
- a CDS encoding acyl-CoA dehydrogenase family protein — MQRDIFDAEHDAFRDLARTFIAKEITPFHEQWERDGQVSRDVWLAAGKAGLLGTDVPEEYGGGGVSDFRYNAVLTEELTRAGASGVGFPLQNDVVAPYLLRLASDEQKRRWLPGFCSGEIITAIAMTEPGTGSDLQGIQTNAGRGDDGWILNGAKTFITNGIMADLVIVVARTDPDAGSRGFTLLVVERGMPGFERGRRLNKVGLKAQDTAELSFTDVHVPDANVLGEPGGGLIALMQNLAQERLSIAVGCAAGAARALELTVEYTKERTAFGRPVSTFQNTRFELAEIATEVDVTQAFVDRCITELVAGRLDAADAAKAKWWASDVLKRVVDRCVQLHGGYGYMLEYPIAKAFVDSRVQAIFGGTNEIMKEIIGRELLG; from the coding sequence ATGCAGCGCGACATCTTCGACGCCGAACATGACGCCTTCCGCGACCTGGCCCGGACCTTCATCGCCAAGGAGATCACCCCCTTCCACGAGCAGTGGGAGCGCGACGGCCAGGTGAGCCGGGACGTCTGGCTCGCGGCGGGCAAGGCCGGGCTGCTGGGCACCGACGTACCCGAGGAGTACGGCGGCGGCGGGGTCTCCGACTTCCGCTACAACGCCGTGCTCACCGAGGAGCTGACGAGGGCGGGCGCGAGCGGGGTCGGGTTCCCGCTGCAGAACGACGTGGTGGCGCCCTACCTGCTGCGACTGGCCAGCGACGAGCAGAAGCGACGCTGGCTGCCCGGGTTCTGCTCCGGCGAGATCATCACTGCGATCGCGATGACGGAGCCGGGCACCGGCTCCGACCTGCAGGGGATCCAGACGAACGCCGGCCGCGGCGACGACGGCTGGATCCTCAACGGCGCGAAGACGTTCATCACCAACGGGATCATGGCCGACCTGGTGATCGTGGTGGCGCGCACCGACCCGGACGCAGGCAGCCGCGGCTTCACGCTGCTCGTCGTGGAGCGCGGGATGCCCGGTTTCGAGCGTGGCCGCCGCCTGAACAAGGTCGGGCTGAAGGCACAGGACACCGCGGAGCTCTCGTTCACCGACGTCCACGTGCCCGACGCGAACGTGCTCGGCGAACCGGGTGGCGGGCTGATCGCGCTGATGCAGAACCTGGCGCAGGAGCGGCTCTCGATCGCGGTCGGCTGCGCGGCGGGCGCGGCGCGGGCCCTCGAACTGACCGTCGAGTACACGAAGGAGCGCACCGCCTTCGGCCGCCCGGTGTCGACCTTCCAGAACACCCGCTTCGAGCTGGCGGAGATCGCCACCGAGGTCGACGTCACCCAGGCCTTCGTCGACCGCTGCATCACCGAGCTCGTGGCCGGCCGGTTGGACGCGGCGGACGCGGCGAAGGCCAAGTGGTGGGCGAGCGACGTGCTCAAGCGGGTGGTCGACCGCTGCGTCCAGCTGCACGGCGGATACGGCTACATGCTGGAGTACCCCATCGCGAAGGCCTTCGTCGACTCGCGCGTGCAGGCGATCTTCGGCGGGACCAACGAGATCATGAAGGAGATCATCGGGCGCGAGCTGCTGGGGTAG
- a CDS encoding PPK2 family polyphosphate kinase: MGKSVRETFRVPVDQLDPRARPLGPRDKATAAEEMVELGERLDQLQEALYAEAIGGGRRAVLLVLQGMDTSGKGGVIRHVGGLVNPQGLHIATFKKPTDEELAHHFLWRIRRQVPVAGRIGIFDRSHYEDVLIARVDELVPEDVWRGRYTEITAFESELAAQGVTIVKCMLHISEKEQAERLVARLDDPAKRWKYNPGDLDARAKWPAYQEAYAEALRRTDIDAAPWYVIPSDRKWYRNWAIAALLAETLTELDPQFPQPDFDVDAERARLAASGVS; the protein is encoded by the coding sequence ATGGGGAAGTCCGTGCGCGAGACGTTCCGGGTGCCGGTTGACCAGCTCGACCCGCGGGCGCGGCCGCTCGGGCCGCGGGACAAGGCCACCGCCGCCGAGGAGATGGTCGAGCTCGGCGAGCGCCTCGACCAGCTGCAGGAGGCGCTCTACGCCGAGGCCATCGGCGGGGGCAGGCGTGCCGTGCTGCTCGTCCTACAGGGTATGGACACCTCCGGCAAGGGCGGGGTGATCCGCCATGTCGGCGGCCTCGTCAACCCGCAGGGCCTGCACATCGCCACGTTCAAGAAGCCCACCGACGAGGAGCTCGCGCACCACTTCCTGTGGCGGATCCGCCGGCAGGTCCCGGTGGCGGGCCGCATCGGGATCTTCGATCGCTCTCACTACGAGGACGTCCTGATCGCCCGCGTCGACGAGCTCGTACCCGAGGACGTCTGGCGCGGCCGATACACCGAGATCACGGCGTTCGAGTCGGAGCTCGCCGCGCAGGGCGTCACGATCGTGAAGTGCATGCTCCACATCTCGGAGAAGGAGCAGGCCGAGCGGCTCGTCGCGCGCCTCGACGACCCGGCGAAGCGGTGGAAGTACAACCCGGGTGACCTGGACGCCCGCGCCAAGTGGCCCGCCTACCAGGAGGCGTACGCAGAGGCACTGCGGCGCACCGACATCGACGCGGCCCCCTGGTACGTGATCCCGTCGGACCGCAAGTGGTACCGCAACTGGGCCATCGCGGCGCTGCTGGCCGAGACCCTCACGGAGCTGGACCCGCAGTTCCCGCAGCCCGACTTCGACGTGGACGCCGAACGCGCCCGGCTCGCGGCGAGCGGGGTGTCCTGA
- a CDS encoding DUF4190 domain-containing protein, with amino-acid sequence MSTPGPQQPSDPPPDRAEESATVSFDKGPSSYDQPTAPTYGSQGALPYEPLPGQAYDPRTGLPLSPPPVSPNGPQNAYQSPYGPPPGYGPQNYGPQNYGPQNYGPQNYGGYPPPGYGGYAPTAPTNGMAIASLILGILWLYWVGSIMALVFGYIAQQQIRQRGESGNGLATAGIVLGWIGVATLALVLFFFVFFAAAAPSSYY; translated from the coding sequence GTGAGCACACCGGGTCCACAGCAGCCGTCCGATCCGCCGCCGGACCGGGCGGAGGAGTCGGCGACGGTGTCCTTCGACAAGGGCCCGTCGTCCTACGACCAGCCGACCGCGCCGACGTACGGCTCGCAGGGAGCACTGCCCTACGAACCGCTGCCCGGTCAGGCGTACGACCCGCGGACCGGTCTCCCCCTGAGCCCACCACCCGTCTCACCGAACGGCCCGCAGAACGCCTACCAGTCCCCCTACGGCCCCCCGCCCGGCTACGGCCCCCAGAACTACGGCCCCCAGAACTATGGCCCGCAGAACTATGGCCCGCAGAACTACGGCGGGTACCCACCCCCGGGCTACGGCGGGTACGCGCCGACCGCCCCCACGAACGGCATGGCGATCGCGTCGCTCATCCTCGGGATCCTCTGGCTCTACTGGGTCGGCAGCATCATGGCGCTGGTGTTCGGATACATCGCCCAGCAGCAGATCAGGCAGCGGGGTGAGTCCGGCAACGGCTTGGCGACAGCGGGAATCGTCCTCGGCTGGATCGGGGTCGCGACGCTGGCCCTCGTGTTGTTCTTCTTCGTCTTCTTCGCGGCCGCGGCACCCTCGTCGTACTACTAG
- a CDS encoding MFS transporter has protein sequence MAQPPPSVQATLPNRHSRGATMPYPSTAKTIHDSSAARQRSHFRWTIVAFSALGLTIAYLDRAALSVALPFINREFEISPAVQGVVLSSFFWSYAVFQVPSGWLLDRFGPRVIYPVAVGWWSIWTALTAFAGGVASLIVFRIGLGIGEAPVQPANIKVVSKWFPRSERAFASSLFDMGQQIGLALSVPVVTVLAVSVGWRAVFIVIGAVGLLWILGWLRIYRAPEQHPRVSAAELAHIRSDQAEMIGDETAHDARSWLPLLRNGQVWALLSGYVFRSLAGAFFLTWYPSYLLDERGFSEADFGMVGAIPAVIGIGSTVLGGIVSDRMLASGISTNIARKVPIITGLGISACIAFTPFVESNLVVMILLTVSSAAHSFAGAAILSLPAEVAPSPDVVGSIAGFQNFGSQLGNIISPIAIGLFLTVSGGSYLGPLVFAGASCIISALIYGFCVRIKPVRTFEERK, from the coding sequence GTGGCCCAGCCACCGCCAAGCGTCCAGGCCACACTCCCCAACCGTCACTCACGAGGAGCAACGATGCCCTACCCTAGCACGGCCAAGACAATTCACGATTCATCTGCCGCGCGGCAGCGCAGCCACTTCAGATGGACGATCGTCGCCTTTTCCGCGCTCGGATTGACGATCGCATATCTCGACCGGGCCGCATTGAGCGTGGCCCTGCCGTTCATCAACCGCGAATTCGAGATCAGCCCGGCCGTGCAGGGTGTGGTGCTCTCGTCGTTCTTCTGGAGCTACGCGGTCTTCCAGGTGCCATCCGGCTGGCTGCTCGACCGGTTCGGCCCGCGAGTCATCTACCCGGTCGCCGTCGGCTGGTGGTCGATCTGGACGGCGCTCACCGCGTTCGCGGGCGGCGTGGCCAGCCTGATCGTGTTCCGGATCGGCCTCGGCATCGGCGAGGCACCGGTGCAGCCGGCGAACATCAAGGTCGTCTCCAAGTGGTTCCCGCGCAGTGAGCGGGCGTTCGCCTCCAGCCTGTTCGACATGGGGCAGCAGATCGGCCTCGCGCTCTCGGTGCCGGTGGTCACGGTGCTCGCCGTCTCGGTGGGCTGGCGCGCCGTCTTCATCGTGATCGGGGCCGTCGGCCTGCTGTGGATCCTCGGCTGGCTGCGGATCTACCGCGCGCCGGAGCAGCACCCCCGCGTCAGCGCGGCCGAGCTCGCGCACATCCGCTCCGACCAGGCGGAGATGATCGGCGACGAGACGGCGCACGATGCCCGCAGCTGGCTCCCCCTCCTGCGCAACGGCCAGGTGTGGGCGTTGCTGTCCGGCTACGTGTTCCGCTCGCTCGCGGGCGCCTTCTTCCTCACCTGGTACCCGAGCTACCTGCTCGACGAGCGTGGATTCTCAGAGGCCGATTTCGGAATGGTGGGTGCGATTCCGGCGGTCATCGGAATCGGCTCGACCGTTCTGGGTGGAATCGTCTCCGACCGGATGCTCGCATCGGGGATCTCCACGAACATCGCGCGGAAGGTGCCGATCATCACGGGCCTCGGGATCAGCGCGTGCATCGCGTTCACGCCGTTCGTGGAGAGCAACCTCGTCGTCATGATCCTGCTGACCGTGAGCAGCGCCGCGCATTCGTTCGCGGGTGCGGCGATCCTCAGCCTGCCCGCGGAGGTGGCCCCGTCGCCGGACGTGGTGGGCTCGATCGCGGGATTCCAGAACTTCGGCTCGCAGCTGGGCAACATCATCAGCCCCATCGCTATCGGCCTGTTCCTGACGGTCAGCGGCGGCTCCTACCTCGGGCCGCTGGTCTTCGCAGGTGCCAGCTGCATCATCAGCGCCCTGATCTACGGATTCTGCGTCCGCATCAAGCCAGTCCGCACGTTCGAGGAGCGCAAATGA
- a CDS encoding alpha/beta hydrolase codes for MARGGVADLRRMPRELVDDGPRGALYRYLPMSGVTPASGEPVLLVPPLGAPDFAYDLRRGCSLVEHLLSEGRLVYLIDHGPKSFADRRLGMEHWVDDVVPWAARLTAEDAGPDVHLVGWSLAGIFCSLAVAAGAQAGEPLPVRTLTMIGSPVDVSAVPFVAPLRPLAVATGGRGLSTVYRAIGSFPAPVVSAAFQLVAVDKLVTKPLTVLSQLDDRDALAQIEAVEYLMRNMHGYPGRVFGQIFHLMLRRNDLADGELSLGGRAIRLAAVQVPVFVVGGRGDVIAPLPAVQKVLGLLTGAPEVRFTTAPGGHLGVLTGRGARTTTWSALDEFLADHG; via the coding sequence ATGGCGCGCGGCGGAGTCGCCGACCTGCGCCGGATGCCGCGGGAGCTGGTGGACGACGGGCCGCGCGGCGCCCTGTACCGGTACCTGCCGATGTCAGGTGTGACGCCTGCGAGCGGCGAGCCGGTGCTGCTGGTTCCGCCGCTCGGCGCGCCCGACTTCGCCTACGACCTGCGCCGCGGCTGCTCCCTCGTGGAGCACCTGCTGTCCGAGGGTCGCCTGGTGTACCTGATCGACCACGGCCCGAAGTCGTTCGCCGACCGCCGCCTCGGCATGGAGCACTGGGTGGACGACGTCGTGCCGTGGGCCGCGCGGCTCACCGCCGAGGACGCCGGGCCGGACGTGCACCTCGTCGGCTGGTCGCTCGCGGGCATCTTCTGCTCGCTCGCCGTCGCCGCGGGGGCACAGGCGGGCGAGCCGCTCCCGGTGCGGACCCTCACGATGATCGGCAGCCCCGTCGACGTGTCGGCCGTGCCGTTCGTGGCCCCGCTGCGACCGCTGGCCGTGGCGACCGGCGGGCGCGGCCTGTCGACGGTCTACCGCGCGATCGGGAGCTTCCCCGCGCCCGTGGTGAGCGCGGCGTTCCAGCTCGTTGCCGTCGACAAGCTGGTGACGAAGCCGCTCACGGTGCTGTCCCAGCTCGACGACCGCGACGCGCTCGCCCAGATCGAGGCCGTCGAGTACCTGATGCGCAACATGCACGGCTACCCGGGCCGGGTCTTCGGCCAGATCTTCCACCTGATGCTGCGCCGCAACGACCTCGCCGACGGCGAGCTGTCACTGGGCGGGCGGGCGATCCGGTTGGCCGCCGTGCAGGTCCCGGTGTTCGTCGTGGGCGGGCGGGGCGACGTGATCGCGCCGCTGCCGGCCGTGCAGAAGGTGCTGGGCCTGCTGACCGGCGCCCCAGAGGTGCGGTTCACCACCGCACCCGGCGGGCACCTCGGCGTGCTCACCGGGCGCGGGGCGCGCACCACCACGTGGTCGGCGCTGGACGAGTTCCTCGCCGACCACGGCTGA